In Streptomyces nodosus, one DNA window encodes the following:
- a CDS encoding sugar ABC transporter ATP-binding protein → MAPPEAAVAAPHPAPEGAAPPTVLEAVGVGKRFPGVVALDDVSLTLRRGEIHALVGENGAGKSTLIKVLTGVHRPDTGELRLGGSPVSFARPHEAQQAGVSTIYQEVNLVPMMSVARNIFLGREPKNRLRLIDFPRMHREAAELLAGFGVTADVRRPLNTLGVGTQQMVALARAVSVQARVVVMDEPTSALEPREVETLFRVIEELHRRDIAILYVSHRMDELYRICDRVTVLRDGRLVHTGPLADLDRMQLVSMMLGREVSEVRRHGVTGFGAGHDAGREPVLSAERLSRRHLLHEVSLELRPGEVLGLGGLLGSGRTETAKALVGALPLDSGTVSVAGSPLRRLSPAAAIRAGVSLLSEDRKAEGIVPGLSVRENIVLAAMPRLSRAGVVSRKQQDRIVEIFMKRLRIKAAGPEQKAGELSGGNQQKVLLARWLCLEPRVLLLDEPTRGIDVGAKAEVQTLIDELAQEGLAVLLISSDVEELVEGADRLVVLRGGAVAGELTGEMVSEGELLDVLAAHTPEPAAEAPHTDEEQE, encoded by the coding sequence ATGGCACCCCCCGAAGCGGCAGTCGCCGCACCGCACCCGGCCCCGGAAGGCGCCGCACCACCGACGGTGCTGGAGGCCGTCGGCGTCGGCAAACGCTTCCCCGGCGTGGTGGCGCTGGACGACGTCTCCCTGACGCTGCGCCGCGGTGAGATCCACGCCCTGGTCGGCGAGAACGGCGCCGGCAAGTCCACCCTGATCAAGGTGCTCACCGGCGTGCACCGCCCCGACACCGGGGAGCTGCGCCTGGGCGGAAGCCCGGTCTCCTTCGCCCGGCCGCACGAGGCGCAGCAGGCCGGCGTGTCGACCATCTACCAGGAGGTCAATCTCGTCCCGATGATGAGCGTGGCGCGGAACATCTTCCTGGGCCGGGAGCCCAAGAACCGTCTGCGTCTGATCGACTTCCCCCGGATGCACCGGGAGGCGGCCGAGCTGCTGGCCGGCTTCGGGGTCACGGCCGATGTGCGCCGCCCCCTGAACACCCTGGGGGTGGGAACCCAGCAGATGGTGGCGCTGGCCCGCGCGGTCTCGGTGCAGGCCCGGGTGGTGGTGATGGACGAGCCGACCTCCGCGCTGGAACCGCGTGAGGTGGAGACGCTCTTCCGGGTCATCGAGGAACTGCACCGCAGGGACATCGCCATCCTCTATGTCAGCCACCGGATGGACGAGCTGTACCGGATCTGCGACCGGGTCACCGTGCTCCGTGACGGGCGGCTGGTGCACACCGGGCCGCTCGCGGACCTGGACCGGATGCAACTGGTCTCGATGATGCTCGGGCGGGAGGTCTCCGAGGTCCGCCGGCACGGCGTCACCGGCTTCGGCGCCGGTCATGACGCGGGCCGTGAGCCGGTGCTCAGCGCCGAGCGGCTCAGCCGCCGTCATCTCCTCCACGAGGTGTCACTGGAGTTGCGTCCGGGCGAGGTCCTGGGCCTGGGCGGCCTGCTGGGCTCCGGGCGCACCGAGACCGCCAAGGCCCTGGTCGGTGCGCTGCCGCTGGACTCCGGCACGGTCTCGGTGGCGGGCAGCCCGTTGCGCCGGCTGTCTCCCGCCGCGGCGATCCGGGCCGGTGTCAGTCTGCTCTCCGAGGACCGCAAGGCCGAAGGCATCGTGCCCGGACTGTCGGTGCGGGAGAACATCGTCCTGGCCGCGATGCCCCGTCTCTCCCGGGCCGGTGTGGTCTCCCGCAAGCAGCAGGACCGCATTGTCGAGATCTTCATGAAACGGCTGCGGATCAAGGCGGCGGGCCCCGAGCAGAAGGCCGGGGAGCTCTCCGGCGGCAACCAGCAGAAGGTGCTGCTGGCGCGCTGGCTCTGTCTGGAGCCCAGGGTGCTGCTGCTGGACGAGCCCACCCGCGGGATCGACGTCGGCGCCAAGGCCGAGGTGCAGACGCTCATCGACGAACTGGCGCAGGAGGGGCTGGCGGTGCTGCTCATCTCCTCCGACGTCGAGGAGCTGGTGGAGGGCGCGGACCGGCTGGTGGTGCTGCGCGGCGGCGCGGTGGCCGGTGAGCTGACCGGCGAGATGGTCAGCGAGGGCGAACTGCTGGACGTGCTGGCCGCGCACACCCCGGAGCCCGCCGCCGAGGCGCCGCACACAGACGAGGAGCAGGAATGA